One genomic segment of Gossypium arboreum isolate Shixiya-1 chromosome 3, ASM2569848v2, whole genome shotgun sequence includes these proteins:
- the LOC108476021 gene encoding probable E3 ubiquitin ligase SUD1 isoform X2, whose amino-acid sequence MEIAPAAPPLPPSSTDAVIADNIHPLPSTSSTSSEMEEKATSSSMSFGAAAAEAKYGADMEEEEEEEDVCRICRNPGDAENPLRYPCACSGSIKYVHQDCLLQWLNHSNARQCEVCKHAFSFSPVYAENAPARLPFQEFVVGMAMKACHVLQFFLRLSFVLSVWLLIIPFITFWIWRLAFVRSFGEAQRLFLSHISTTVVLTDCLHGFLLSASIVFIFLGATSLRDYFRHLQELGGDVEREEEVDRNGARAARRPPGQANRNLAGDGNGEDAGGAQAIGGAGQMIRRNAENVAARWEMQAARLEAHVEQMFDGLDDADGAEDVPFDELVGMQGPVFHLIENAFTVLASNMIFLGVVIFVPFSIGRIILYYVSWLFSSASGPVLSVVMPLTDTALSLANITLKNALTAVTNLTSEGQENGMPGQVAEMLKANSTAIAEVSSNTSAPFSADLLKGVTIGASRLSDVTTLAIGYMFIFSLVFFYLGIVTLIRYSRGEPLSMGRFYGIASIAETIPSLFRQFLAAMRHLMTMIKVAFLLVIELGVFPLMCGWWLDVCTIRMFGKSMSQRVQFFSVSPLASSLIHWVVGIVYMLQISIFVSLLRGVLRNGVLYFLRDPADPNYNPFRDLIDDPVHKHARRVLLSVAVYGSLIVMLVFLPVKLAMRMVPSIFPLDISVSDPFTEIPADMLLFQICIPFAVEHFKLRATIKSLLRYWFTAVGWALGLTDFLLPRPEENGGQDNVNMEPGQQDRLQVVQLGGQEQPMVAFAAADDPNRGLMASGNSNVAEEFDEDEQTDSECSFVLRIVLLLVIAWMTLLIFNSALIVVPISLGRLLFNAIPLLPITHGIKCNDLYAFVIGSYFIWTAMAGARYTIEHIRTKRAAVLLSQIWKWSAIVIKSSMLLSIWIFVIPVLIGLLFELLVIVPMRVPVDESPVFLLYQDWALGLIFLKIWTRLVMLDHMMPLVDESWRIKFERVREDGFSRLQGLWVLREIVFPIIMKLLTALCLPYVLARGVFPVLGYPLVVNSAVYRFAWLGCLGFSLLCFCAKRFHVWFTNLHNSIRDDRYLIGRRLHNFGEDMQEKKSEAGTSSEAPPVSNMRGTGIIRPLDRDADVGLRLRHVN is encoded by the exons ATGGAGATCGCTCCCGCGGCTCCGCCTCTTCCTCCTTCTTCGACCGATGCCGTTATCGCAGACAACATACATCCGTTGCCATCAACGTCGTCCACATCGTCAGAGATGGAAGAAAAAGCGACCTCATCATCGATGTCGTTCGGGGCGGCGGCGGCGGAGGCGAAGTATGGTGCGGATATGGAggaggaggaagaagaggaagacgTTTGCAGGATCTGCCGGAACCCAGGCGATGCAGAGAATCCGCTTCGATACCCTTGCGCGTGTAGCGGCAGTATTAAATATGTCCATCAGGATTGCCTTCTTCAATGGTTGAATCACAGCAATGCTCGCCAATGCGAG GTTTgcaagcatgcattttctttCTCTCCTGTGTATGCCGAGAATGCTCCAGCAAGGCTTCCTTTTCAGGAGTTTGTTGTTGGGATGGCTATGAAAGCTTGTCATGTTCTACAGTTCTTTTTGCGCCTTAGTTTTGTACTTTCTGTTTGGCTCCTCATTATACCTTTCATTACCTTTTGGATATGGCGGTTGGCTTTCGTCAGGAGTTTTGGTGAAGCTCAGAGATTATTCTTGAGCCATATTTCAACCACGGTCGTTCTTACTGATTGCTTGCATGGGTTCCTACTTTCTGCTAgcattgtgtttatttttcttgGAGCCACTTCTTTGAGGGATTATTTTCGGCATTTGCAAGAGCTTGGAGGAGATGTTGAGAGAGAAGAGGAAGTGGATAGGAATGGTGCTCGTGCTGCTAGACGACCCCCAGGACAAGCTAATAGGAATTTAGCTGGTGATGGAAATGGTGAAGATGCTGGTGGAGCACAAGCTATTGGTGGAGCCGGTCAAATGATTAGGAGGAATGCTGAAAATGTGGCTGCACGTTGGGAAATGCAGGCAGCTCGTCTTGAAGCTCATGTTGAACAGATGTTTGATGGTCTGGATGATGCTGATGGTGCTGAGGATGTACCTTTTGATGAGCTTGTCGGCATGCAGGGTCCTGTTTTCCATTTGATTGAGAATGCATTTACT GTTCTAGCAAGCAATATGATATTCCTTGGTGTTGTAATTTTTGTGCCTTTCTCTATAGGCCGGATCATTCTCTATTATGTATCTTGGCTTTTCTCTTCTGCAAGTGGTCCGGTGCTGTCAGTAGTCATGCCACTGACAGACACTGCCCTTTCCTTAGCAAACATCACGTTGAAGAATGCATTAACTGCTGTTACGAATTTGACATCTGAAGGCCAAGAAAATGGCATGCCTGGCCAGGTTGCAGAAATGTTGAAAGCAAACTCTACTGCAATCGCTGAAGTTTCAAGCAACACAAGTGCACCATTTTCAGCAGATCTTTTGAAAGGAGTAACCATTGGAGCATCAAGACTCTCAGATGTTACAACTCTTGCCATTGGCTACATGTTTATATTCTCTTTAGTCTTCTTCTACCTGGGTATTGTCACTTTGATTAGGTACAGTAGGGGCGAGCCTTTGTCAATGGGGAGATTCTATGGAATTGCTTCAATAGCCGAGACAATACCATCCCTCTTCAGGCAGTTCTTGGCAGCAATGAGGCATCTGATGACAATGATTAAAGTTGCTTTCCTGCTTGTAATTGAGCTTGGGGTGTTCCCTTTGATGTGTGGATGGTGGCTAGATGTATGTACTATAAGAATGTTTGGGAAATCAATGTCTCAAAGAGTTCAGTTCTTCTCAGTTTCACCTTTAGCAAGCTCCTTGATACAttgggttgtaggaattgtgtaCATGCTACAAATAAGCATCTTTGTCAGCCTTCTTCGAGGG GTCTTACGAAATGGAGTTCTGTACTTCCTGCGAGATCCAGCCGATCCAAACTACAATCCTTTCCGTGATTTAATCGATGATCCTGTACACAAGCATGCTCGGAGGGTTTTGTTATCTGTTGCTGTTTATGGGAGTTTGATTGTGATGCTGGTATTTTTGCCTGTCAAGCTTGCTATGAGGATGGTGCCCTCTATTTTCCCACTTGATATATC GGTATCTGATCCATTTACCGAGATTCCAGCTGACATGCTTCTCTTTCAAATATGCATTCCTTTTGCTGTTGAGCATTTTAAGTTGAGGGCAACAATCAAGTCTCTTTTGCGCTATTGGTTCACTGCAGTTGGCTGGGCATTAGGCTTAACAGACTTTTTACTTCCCAGACCCGAGGAGAATGGTGGCCAAGACAATGTTAATATGGAACCAGGACAACAGGATAGACTGCAGGTTGTGCAACTAGGTGGACAGGAACAGCCCATGGTTGCATTTGCTGCTGCTGATGATCCAAATAGAGGCCTCATGGCATCAGGGAACTCCAATGTTGCGGAGGAGTTTGATGAGGATGAACAAACCGATTCAGA GTGCAGCTTTGTTCTTCGCATTGTGCTGTTGCTGGTCATCGCTTGGATGACTCTGCTTATATTTAACTCTGCCTTAATAGTAGTACCGATATCACTTGGACGCTTGCTATTCAATGCAATTCCTCTTCTCCCAATAACTCATGGCATTAAGTGCAATG ACCTTTATGCTTTTGTTATTGGAAGCTATTTCATTTGGACAGCCATGGCTGGGGCTAGATACACCATTGAGCACATAAGAACAAAGAGGGCTGCAGTTCTGCTGAGCCAAATCTGGAAGTGGAGTGCCATTGTCATCAAGAGCTCAATGCTCTTATCAATATGG ATTTTCGTCATACCTGTTCTTATTGGTCTGCTTTTTGAGCTTTTGGTGATTGTGCCAATGCGGGTGCCTGTGGATGAGAGTCCAGTTTTCCTTCTTTATCAGGATTGGGCATTAGGTCTCATTTTTCTGAAGATATGGACTAGACTG GTTATGCTGGATCATATGATGCCATTGGTAGATGAAAGCTGGCGAATAAAGTTCGAAAGGGTGAGAGAAGATGGTTTCTCTAGGCTTCAGGGCCTCTGGGTATTGCGGGAGATCGTGTTTCCCATCATAATGAAGCTGCTAACAGCATTGTGTTTACCGTACGTATTAGCCCGAGGGGTGTTTCCTGTACTCGGCTACCCATTAGTGGTTAACTCAGCAGTCTACCGATTTGCATGGCTAGGATGCCTTGGCTTCAGCTTGTTGTGTTTTTGTGCAAAGAGATTCCATGTCTGGTTCACCAACCTCCACAACTCCATTAGGGACGACAGATACCTTATTGGTCGGCGACTTCATAACTTCGGTGAAGACATGCAAGAGAAGAAAAGTGAAGCAGGGACTTCCTCTGAAGCACCACCGGTTTCTAATATGAGGGGCACCGGAATAATCCGGCCGCTCGACCGTGATGCTGATGTTGGGTTGAGATTGAGGCATGTTAATTAA
- the LOC108476021 gene encoding probable E3 ubiquitin ligase SUD1 isoform X1 produces the protein MEIAPAAPPLPPSSTDAVIADNIHPLPSTSSTSSEMEEKATSSSMSFGAAAAEAKYGADMEEEEEEEDVCRICRNPGDAENPLRYPCACSGSIKYVHQDCLLQWLNHSNARQCEVCKHAFSFSPVYAENAPARLPFQEFVVGMAMKACHVLQFFLRLSFVLSVWLLIIPFITFWIWRLAFVRSFGEAQRLFLSHISTTVVLTDCLHGFLLSASIVFIFLGATSLRDYFRHLQELGGDVEREEEVDRNGARAARRPPGQANRNLAGDGNGEDAGGAQAIGGAGQMIRRNAENVAARWEMQAARLEAHVEQMFDGLDDADGAEDVPFDELVGMQGPVFHLIENAFTVLASNMIFLGVVIFVPFSIGRIILYYVSWLFSSASGPVLSVVMPLTDTALSLANITLKNALTAVTNLTSEGQENGMPGQVAEMLKANSTAIAEVSSNTSAPFSADLLKGVTIGASRLSDVTTLAIGYMFIFSLVFFYLGIVTLIRYSRGEPLSMGRFYGIASIAETIPSLFRQFLAAMRHLMTMIKVAFLLVIELGVFPLMCGWWLDVCTIRMFGKSMSQRVQFFSVSPLASSLIHWVVGIVYMLQISIFVSLLRGVLRNGVLYFLRDPADPNYNPFRDLIDDPVHKHARRVLLSVAVYGSLIVMLVFLPVKLAMRMVPSIFPLDISVSDPFTEIPADMLLFQICIPFAVEHFKLRATIKSLLRYWFTAVGWALGLTDFLLPRPEENGGQDNVNMEPGQQDRLQVVQLGGQEQPMVAFAAADDPNRGLMASGNSNVAEEFDEDEQTDSDRCSFVLRIVLLLVIAWMTLLIFNSALIVVPISLGRLLFNAIPLLPITHGIKCNDLYAFVIGSYFIWTAMAGARYTIEHIRTKRAAVLLSQIWKWSAIVIKSSMLLSIWIFVIPVLIGLLFELLVIVPMRVPVDESPVFLLYQDWALGLIFLKIWTRLVMLDHMMPLVDESWRIKFERVREDGFSRLQGLWVLREIVFPIIMKLLTALCLPYVLARGVFPVLGYPLVVNSAVYRFAWLGCLGFSLLCFCAKRFHVWFTNLHNSIRDDRYLIGRRLHNFGEDMQEKKSEAGTSSEAPPVSNMRGTGIIRPLDRDADVGLRLRHVN, from the exons ATGGAGATCGCTCCCGCGGCTCCGCCTCTTCCTCCTTCTTCGACCGATGCCGTTATCGCAGACAACATACATCCGTTGCCATCAACGTCGTCCACATCGTCAGAGATGGAAGAAAAAGCGACCTCATCATCGATGTCGTTCGGGGCGGCGGCGGCGGAGGCGAAGTATGGTGCGGATATGGAggaggaggaagaagaggaagacgTTTGCAGGATCTGCCGGAACCCAGGCGATGCAGAGAATCCGCTTCGATACCCTTGCGCGTGTAGCGGCAGTATTAAATATGTCCATCAGGATTGCCTTCTTCAATGGTTGAATCACAGCAATGCTCGCCAATGCGAG GTTTgcaagcatgcattttctttCTCTCCTGTGTATGCCGAGAATGCTCCAGCAAGGCTTCCTTTTCAGGAGTTTGTTGTTGGGATGGCTATGAAAGCTTGTCATGTTCTACAGTTCTTTTTGCGCCTTAGTTTTGTACTTTCTGTTTGGCTCCTCATTATACCTTTCATTACCTTTTGGATATGGCGGTTGGCTTTCGTCAGGAGTTTTGGTGAAGCTCAGAGATTATTCTTGAGCCATATTTCAACCACGGTCGTTCTTACTGATTGCTTGCATGGGTTCCTACTTTCTGCTAgcattgtgtttatttttcttgGAGCCACTTCTTTGAGGGATTATTTTCGGCATTTGCAAGAGCTTGGAGGAGATGTTGAGAGAGAAGAGGAAGTGGATAGGAATGGTGCTCGTGCTGCTAGACGACCCCCAGGACAAGCTAATAGGAATTTAGCTGGTGATGGAAATGGTGAAGATGCTGGTGGAGCACAAGCTATTGGTGGAGCCGGTCAAATGATTAGGAGGAATGCTGAAAATGTGGCTGCACGTTGGGAAATGCAGGCAGCTCGTCTTGAAGCTCATGTTGAACAGATGTTTGATGGTCTGGATGATGCTGATGGTGCTGAGGATGTACCTTTTGATGAGCTTGTCGGCATGCAGGGTCCTGTTTTCCATTTGATTGAGAATGCATTTACT GTTCTAGCAAGCAATATGATATTCCTTGGTGTTGTAATTTTTGTGCCTTTCTCTATAGGCCGGATCATTCTCTATTATGTATCTTGGCTTTTCTCTTCTGCAAGTGGTCCGGTGCTGTCAGTAGTCATGCCACTGACAGACACTGCCCTTTCCTTAGCAAACATCACGTTGAAGAATGCATTAACTGCTGTTACGAATTTGACATCTGAAGGCCAAGAAAATGGCATGCCTGGCCAGGTTGCAGAAATGTTGAAAGCAAACTCTACTGCAATCGCTGAAGTTTCAAGCAACACAAGTGCACCATTTTCAGCAGATCTTTTGAAAGGAGTAACCATTGGAGCATCAAGACTCTCAGATGTTACAACTCTTGCCATTGGCTACATGTTTATATTCTCTTTAGTCTTCTTCTACCTGGGTATTGTCACTTTGATTAGGTACAGTAGGGGCGAGCCTTTGTCAATGGGGAGATTCTATGGAATTGCTTCAATAGCCGAGACAATACCATCCCTCTTCAGGCAGTTCTTGGCAGCAATGAGGCATCTGATGACAATGATTAAAGTTGCTTTCCTGCTTGTAATTGAGCTTGGGGTGTTCCCTTTGATGTGTGGATGGTGGCTAGATGTATGTACTATAAGAATGTTTGGGAAATCAATGTCTCAAAGAGTTCAGTTCTTCTCAGTTTCACCTTTAGCAAGCTCCTTGATACAttgggttgtaggaattgtgtaCATGCTACAAATAAGCATCTTTGTCAGCCTTCTTCGAGGG GTCTTACGAAATGGAGTTCTGTACTTCCTGCGAGATCCAGCCGATCCAAACTACAATCCTTTCCGTGATTTAATCGATGATCCTGTACACAAGCATGCTCGGAGGGTTTTGTTATCTGTTGCTGTTTATGGGAGTTTGATTGTGATGCTGGTATTTTTGCCTGTCAAGCTTGCTATGAGGATGGTGCCCTCTATTTTCCCACTTGATATATC GGTATCTGATCCATTTACCGAGATTCCAGCTGACATGCTTCTCTTTCAAATATGCATTCCTTTTGCTGTTGAGCATTTTAAGTTGAGGGCAACAATCAAGTCTCTTTTGCGCTATTGGTTCACTGCAGTTGGCTGGGCATTAGGCTTAACAGACTTTTTACTTCCCAGACCCGAGGAGAATGGTGGCCAAGACAATGTTAATATGGAACCAGGACAACAGGATAGACTGCAGGTTGTGCAACTAGGTGGACAGGAACAGCCCATGGTTGCATTTGCTGCTGCTGATGATCCAAATAGAGGCCTCATGGCATCAGGGAACTCCAATGTTGCGGAGGAGTTTGATGAGGATGAACAAACCGATTCAGA CAGGTGCAGCTTTGTTCTTCGCATTGTGCTGTTGCTGGTCATCGCTTGGATGACTCTGCTTATATTTAACTCTGCCTTAATAGTAGTACCGATATCACTTGGACGCTTGCTATTCAATGCAATTCCTCTTCTCCCAATAACTCATGGCATTAAGTGCAATG ACCTTTATGCTTTTGTTATTGGAAGCTATTTCATTTGGACAGCCATGGCTGGGGCTAGATACACCATTGAGCACATAAGAACAAAGAGGGCTGCAGTTCTGCTGAGCCAAATCTGGAAGTGGAGTGCCATTGTCATCAAGAGCTCAATGCTCTTATCAATATGG ATTTTCGTCATACCTGTTCTTATTGGTCTGCTTTTTGAGCTTTTGGTGATTGTGCCAATGCGGGTGCCTGTGGATGAGAGTCCAGTTTTCCTTCTTTATCAGGATTGGGCATTAGGTCTCATTTTTCTGAAGATATGGACTAGACTG GTTATGCTGGATCATATGATGCCATTGGTAGATGAAAGCTGGCGAATAAAGTTCGAAAGGGTGAGAGAAGATGGTTTCTCTAGGCTTCAGGGCCTCTGGGTATTGCGGGAGATCGTGTTTCCCATCATAATGAAGCTGCTAACAGCATTGTGTTTACCGTACGTATTAGCCCGAGGGGTGTTTCCTGTACTCGGCTACCCATTAGTGGTTAACTCAGCAGTCTACCGATTTGCATGGCTAGGATGCCTTGGCTTCAGCTTGTTGTGTTTTTGTGCAAAGAGATTCCATGTCTGGTTCACCAACCTCCACAACTCCATTAGGGACGACAGATACCTTATTGGTCGGCGACTTCATAACTTCGGTGAAGACATGCAAGAGAAGAAAAGTGAAGCAGGGACTTCCTCTGAAGCACCACCGGTTTCTAATATGAGGGGCACCGGAATAATCCGGCCGCTCGACCGTGATGCTGATGTTGGGTTGAGATTGAGGCATGTTAATTAA